DNA sequence from the Pseudochaenichthys georgianus chromosome 8, fPseGeo1.2, whole genome shotgun sequence genome:
CCTGGGCTAAACACCGCTGGTCGCTGTCTAcataatatttattaacgatGTTACACATAGAAAAAGCCCCCGTTTCTGAATGTGAGGCACAAGATAAGAGAGATTTTTAGGGCTTAAACAACAATGTCTCTTTCCTTTGGATTTCATGAGAAGCATGACTCGGTTCCTTTTCGCGCAGTAAATCACATACAAATTAAATCAGGAAATCCTAActcctttctctttttttccatcAGGGAGCTCTGTGAGGAGTCCATGAACCACTCGTTAAGCTCCGCCTCCAGTGTGGACAGCCACGCCCCCTCCGAGAGCAGCGGCCAATCGCAGGCCGTGCGGTGGGAGGAGCAGCAGAAGGTGCTGGCTCTGGAGCAGTTGTGTGGTGTTTTCAGGGTGGACCTGGGTCACATGAGGTCACTGAGGCTCTTCTTCAGGTAACAGGGGGCGCAAAGGTCACGGAGGTCATGTGGGGGTCACCTTTTTGCGCTACTATGCAAGAACACACGGTTTTTGTGGGTTTCAGGATGGTGTCGGtttgttttataaaaataaGGGGAAAACGATTAGATTTAAGTTAAGTAATGAAACACAATGGCgtaattgtatttaaatatgTCTGTTACTGCCCTATTAAGCCCCTTCCTTGACTTTCTTTTGTGAATCCTATTTTCTGATTGTTCTGAATCTCTTTTTGATGCCTTTGCAGTGATGAAGTGTGTACCAGTGGCCAGCTGGTGATCGCCAGCAGAGAGAGCCAATATAAGATCCTCCACTTTCATCATGCTGGCCTGGACAAGCTGTGTGAGGTCTTCCAACAGTGGAAGTGCTGCAGGGAAACTCAGCTCAAAGACCAGGTCGGGTTCCAATCCAAAATACTTTTTAGCATCTGGTTGTATCAAGAATTGTTCAGGTGTTCTTTCTTAGTTGTGTGCTCATGTTTTGGTTCTGTGCCCATTTGTTTTGCTCATTTCCTTCTTCTTCTGTCAGGTGGCAAATGAGAAATCTTGCATGCAGTTTTCCATCCAGAGGCCCACCCTGCCTTCGGCTGAGACCCACCCCGAGGAGAAGCTCTATCGACGGCTGGAAGTCACCACCTGGCTACGTCACCTCAACCACAGTGGCCAGGTGGAGGAGGAGTATAAGCTACGCAAGGTTTGTCTTAGGGTCtgcatgttttaaaaaatatgtataattACAATTTTTGTTACAGGTTCAATAGCCTTTGATGATTAAATAAACCGTGACAACCATTGCTTCCATGAAATTGAGTAATGTAGACGGCTTAACTAACTTAACTAAGAATCACAATACGCATTCAATTCTTTTTTTCAACTATTTCTAATCATGTCAAAAGTTAATTGCATACTTTCTACAAAAGTTGGATGTAAAATATAATGACAAAAATAAAAGATGTCAGCAAGTCAAAAAGATCACTACGAATAGAAAAAATTAAGAAAAATAGGtagatacaaataataaatgtgTACATAGACTATTGGTGAATATTAAGATCAAAAGCCAAAAAAGCCTTTAATTTGTTGCCATACTTTTACAAATGAATGCGGCTTTTCGTGTAAATAATATTACTTCCAAGTGTAACATTGTTTATTCCCCCAAGCTGCACTTCAAAGACGTCACAGACTCTTCTTTCATTTTCTGAAGTACAGCTTTTTTTTTGCTAATGCCACACATAATGAAACTCACTTTGATTTGCCTGTGCTTTTTGGCATTATTTGATGTGGCACACAAAAGGCCTATCCATAGCTTCATTGTTGCGGCATAAGCCTCTGACAACAAATGTTTACTGCCAAAATGACTGAAACCTTGGGTAAACCATAGAGAGCGACCCATATATGTTTGACTTGTatcacagcaggagatactTCCTTCTGTACACGTTTTACAATCCTACTTCATCACCTCGAAAGCAAATGGTCTCACCGGCTGCTCTCCATGCAGTCAAGCTTCCCACTCACTGAAAGTAATATTGAAAGTAAAGCCTACGGTGTATAGCTTTCGGTTTGAATCAGCAACTCTGGTCTTTTAATAATGAGATGGTTTGTCTTGGCCAATGCCCCCCCTCTGAGTCATCTGTGTTCTCTGGGATTGACTCAATTGAGGGTTTACTGTCTTACTGAAATGACTCAGTGGCAGTTAGACTGTGACCAAAAACATTTCCTCTGTAAACACCCAAATGCAGAAACAGGAGAGCAGTGTTTTCGCTGGACATGCAGATATAcagtgtctttttttttttacaggagTTTCGGTTTTGCAGCGTTTTGCAACACCTGTTTTTGACTTTATTATGAGTGTATTGCAAAACGAGTGTTTCCTCACTGCTAGATGAAACTGCTCCACCACATGAAAATCTGCACAAAGATGTTATGTCAACCCTTTGCCTACAATACTAACATACTGAGGCTTGCCAACAACATTGTGTTTGATCCCAACCATGTGTTGAACAGCAAATAAATAATTGTCGCCATCAAATCAGAGATACAGGGTCCCAGGATTCCACAATGTTAGACTGAAGCACTGCACGAGTCAATCCTTAAAATCAAATCCCAGATCCAATCCATGTTAAAGGgttttgaaaatatgttttttagtGATTGTAATGTTATGTTAAATGTCTCTTCCCTTGTTTCCTGTCTTAATAATTCTCCGTGTTGATTTTgcaaatggagctgctgtgatgcaagaccAGTTTCCGACTTTATCCGACAGTAAAGTATCGTTGTCTCAGCGTATCGTTACACTTATGAGACATCAGATGTAGTTCTGTAAGATGACAGCTGAGGGCAGGCTGTGTCATCGACACCACTCTCTGCATATCTTATTTGAAGTGATCCGTCCCTGTGTGCCCCCTGTTTGCCCTTTCGTAATCACCGCATTTGTTCGCCTCCCACTCTCCACCAGGCCATCTTCTTCGGTGGTATCGACCCATCCATCCGTGGCGAGGTGTGGCCCTTCCTGCTGCACTACTACAGCTATGACTCCACCTCCCAGGAGAGAGAGGCCTGGAGGCTGCAAAAACGCACCCACTACCATGACATCCAGCAGAGAAGGTGGGCTAGAAATAGATTTCCTGGATTCTGACAACATTTCTGGCCCAAAATGAAGGTTATTTTAGGGTTTATGTGACGTTACAGAAATCAATTAACACAAAATAAACAGCAGTATCCGTGACACTGTGAAACTACAGGTTGACTGTCACATGGCAGCAGTATCGGCTGCCAAACGCTCAGTCAGTCAAACATTGAACCACATGTGAGTCTGTTGTGGCTTCTCATCGCAGGCGCTGAGCAATCAATACGCACAATCAGCGAAGTGTTAAGGGGAGGTGCCGGGTGTGAAATAAAAAGGTCTCTGGAGAGAAAACATGTCAGCGGTTATCAGATCAtattcatcacacacacacacacacacacacacacacacacacacacacacacacacacacacacacacacacacacacacacttcctttaAATCTTTATTTGTGTTCACCCATCAAACAAAGGTTGAGTGTGCacatattttcacatattctgcTGCTCTGTCTGTAATGCAAATGATAATTGGACAGGTTTCTTCTGTACGgcctattaacattttaaatacgtCAAAAGGCCTTATCGAAAGTCGGGTAATTAAAGCCCATGTTCTGACTTTGATGTGGATTCCTTTTAAAGCCTGTTTCACTAGAACAGCCATCGGGGCCATGGGTGGATCATTAGGAGGAAGGGTACACGGCCACGGTTTTGTTCCTTGTCTCCTCACCTTCTGTCCTTCCCTTCGCCTTAATAACCTAGCAGCTGCAAAGGGAATCAATGCAGCTACTGCAAGTAAGCCTTTTAGTAAGTATATTTATTGGCTTTCCGCAATAATTGTCATTAGAACTTGTGGCACATTGTTAGAAAAATGTAATAGACTGAGGCATGATggcatttaaattattttataatATAAATGGCCTACAGTAATATATACGTTTACAACCAAGTTTGTAGTACTTCTAACACTAAAAGCTAATTAAATCCTATAATTTGATTAACAAACACACAACTATATATAccaaaggtccatcttatcttatcttatactGTCATACATTAGCTGGATTTCTACATCTACTACCTTTACCAGGTATGGCATGAAGACTTACCGTGTTGTCTGGCCTTTAAATATCCATACTTGCACTCAAACACTGGTAGTTATATGTATGGGTGTCTGCAAGTTGAAATTCTCTTAagttaataatagatttaaaatCTACCTCGTAACAAAATTCATCTCTGGCTGGTTTGAAGAGGAAATGTTTATATCTCATGTTGCTGCACCAGTGACTCACATTCTTGTTCTATTTTTGGTTAATATTCTTGGAAGAGATAAGGAAGTTAACTTCTCGCCGTCAGTAATATTCTTTGTTCAAAGACACAACTTCACATATGATCAGACCAGGGCTGCAGCTAACAATGATTTTCCTTAGTCCTTTTCTTTATATACTCAATTCATTATTTGGTCTGTAACTAAAAAAAATCTTGTTTTGTCCGACCAATGGTGAAAATGCAAAGAAATGCAGGTTTCAGAACAGACAGCAAGTTTTTCTTTGTGAGAAGCTGGAATACAAATATGTTGGCCTCCTTACTTggaaaaaatgattgaattgtTTCTACTTTGTGCAGTTTTCCGTGTATTTCCTTGTTGAGATGTGTCCATTTTAAGGGATTATCTGGGTTTTACAGTGCACACTAACTTACTCTATAAATGCTTTTGTCTTTGGTATTGATCCATGCTATATTATTGTCCCTATAAGAATACAACTAAATTAATAGCAAATAGTCCAGAGCAGTAGTACCGTCTAAAACTATCATGCTTCATGTTTAATATTAACACGGCTGCAGTTTTGCTTCACCACACCAGCCTCATGCATATGACATGATGAAAACATGCTCTGAACTCCTGAGAAGCCTCCTCCAGAGAGAAAGATAGAAaggtgttgggggggggggggggcacggcGCTGAATCTAAACAGTTGCGTGGCGTTGCATCAGGTGTGCACTCATTATTCCTGGTGGGGCCACATGGAAAACAAACAGTGTTAATTAAATCCCCTCTGCTTGTTAGGACTTGAGTACATGTGAGAGTACATGGCTAATATAGTTCCTAACTCTTAGAGGGATGGATGGGTGTTTTATTGTTGTGGTTTTATCCTCAATGGAGCAATGGGGCTGAAATACCCCTTCAGTCCACTGCTTGCCCACCCCCACGGCTCATTTGCATCTACCCATTAGTGTTTACACCAGTGTAACATTTGAGGTAAAGATTATTAGATTTCTTTTCTTTGTAATTACCCTCATTTCCTAAGAGGGCGCAGTAAATCTTTAACATTCTTGTTCTTGTCCTTTAAAATTATCTTGACTGAGTTTAACTAGTTAATGAAGggcttctttattttatttcttgcaTCTAATTTGTCCATTACCGCCTGGCATATCTTTCAGATTGTCCATGAGCCCGGAGGAGCACAGCGAGTTCTGGAGAAAGGTCCAGTTCACGGTGGATAAAGACGTGGTGAGAACAGACCGCAGCAACCAATTCTTCAGAGGAGAGAATAACCCCAATGTGGAGATCATGAGGTCAGACCACTTCTCTTCATTTCCCCCCTTTTTACCACTCATGATCTCTATCTTTGTCTCTCGTGCCTTCACCTTCCCTCAATCCATCCTTATCATTCCCATTCCTCAGCCCAACGCTCATGCGTACCTATTCATTTCATATTCTGAACCCGAGGGGAGCCGCAAATGAGTTTCATGCTTTATTGACTCTGACTAAGCCGTCTGAGCACTTTTGATGCATACTCGAAGCTAATGGCTTTTCTAAACGAGGAGCAAGAGGATTTAAATAGCATATTAGTTTAGTGACTCTCATCGAGGCTCCTGGTATTTGTCTAGGTATTATGTCTCACGCTGCTTCTGGGGCCGGGTGATCCCAGCACAGGTCCAGATGCACAGCACTTATCTCATGCTTCATCCGACACCTCATATCTATTGTATGGAAATGTCACGGATAACTTTGGGGCATTTGGTCTGAGCATGTAATTCTTTAGATACTGATATTTTTATATATGTTCCAAACACATAATCTATGTGTGTTTCCCCAAAAACCCCTCCAAATCACATCTATTTTTACtgataacaataaaaacaagtCCTTAGGGTTTTCATTTGGTTTCTACAATCCTTACTAATGCACAAGGACTGCCAGGGAACTTTACTTCAAAGTAGGTCCTGTATACATTAAACAAATCATTAATTAGGTCCCTGGTTACCAGAAgagttggcatagcaaccgctTAAGAAGGgcttgtcatgcttttctgggaATTACCAGCAATGCAGAAACACATGCTGGATCATTCAGTGTTTGGGCGGGACCGTGCTTTTAGTGGTTTGGCTGCAGGGTCGTGAACATTTCTATGGGAGGGATGTGAAATGTTTATGACACTATGTTGCTACACGGGATTGGATGTCCTGTTTTCTGCTGAGATGTTTCTAAGGTGTTTCTGTGCTGTGTTTGACCCAGGCGGATTCTGCTCAACTATGCAGTGTTTAATCCTGACATGGGCTACTGCCAGGGCATGTCGGACCTGGTGGCCCCCCTGCTCACTGAGATCCAGGACGAAAGCGACACCTTCTGGTGCTTCGTCGGCCTCATGGAGAACACCATCTTCATCAGCTCGCCGCGGGATGAAGACATGGAGAGGCAGCTGGTAAGATGTGTCAGATTGTGGAATATAAGTAGAAGGAAGACGGAGTAACTCTTCTGTTGAGATACACTTACAGGCAGCAGTAAAGTCCATCTGAAGTGCAAGTCCGCTTTCTAAATCCAACATCTGTGTCCGGATTCTCTTTCTGTACTAAAACCGACAATCCCACGTTAACCAACGTCAGTCTGTAATTGGTCAGCAGTGTGAAGgtgtacaacaaaatgcaacactaaacattttgaatattaaTTTAAATCTCTGAAGTTGTGCACCGATGTTAGTTTCAAGCTCAAATGAACTAAACATTAATATGAACCGATACTTATAAGGATCATTGTCTCAGACTTTGATGTTGATAAATCCagattttgttttacatttgtgaCACTGTTACCGAGTTTAAAAAGCAACATTTTCTTCATTGTTGTTTTCTTAACATTGACAAATACACCAAACCCCGATCTATTCCAAGTATAAAAGAAATCTATCGAACGTGTGCATCCTGAAGAAGCATAATCCCAGTACAGAAGACCACTAATATCTCACTAGAAATGTACACGTTTGTAAGACAGTGTGTATCCTCCTCCAGATGTACCTGCGGGAGCTGCTGCGCCTCATGCTGCCCCGCTTCCACCAGCACCTCACAGGGCTGGGGGAGGACGGACTGCAGCTGCTCTTCTGCCACCGCTGGATCCTGCTCTGCTTCAAACGAGAGTTCCCCGACACCGAGGCTCTGCGTATGTGGGAGGCCTGCTGGGCTCACTACCAGGTCAGGGCCAAGTCTCAACGACTCCTTTGCATACACAAGTTTGTGAGAAAAACGTTGCATAAACGAGAAAACAGGCTGCGACTGTTTCACTACAGTGTCACCTTGTTCATGATTTCCAGGAAGCATGCAGCTAAAATAAAATTTGCCATTTAAAAACAATCCCATGTTATCCCTTTAAAGCCTGTCTCTACAGACTATAATAATCCTCCTAAATACATTAAACCTGTCATACTACTCCTTGGTTTTGAAGGGGTTTACAGGTTTAATTCAACAGTGATACGTAATACTTTCAGCAGAgattcaacatatataatatcaaatattgatttTGTTCACATGAAAAAGAAACATTTCAAATGTCCTTATGGCCTCCCAGCTTTACAAATGAATATTGTAAAAAGTAATACAAATGTTATCAATTCAATAATCTTAGATATGATACAGAATATATCAGTCTTCCTGCTGCATGCCATCTTTTCTAGATGTTATGATTATTAGCTACAAGTGCTGGTAGAGGAAATAGCAGAGTAAAAACCTCGGTTTAGAAGCAAGAATTTCTCTGTGTATGGAAGACATCAATTCATTTGTTGTTAACTTAAAATTCCAAATACTATACCTTCATAATTTGCATTTCCCTTGAACTGGGTTTCTTGGTGGATTTGAATTGTGTGCTACTATTTTTGGTCCTTCCTCTACAGATGGTACATTTGAAATTGTACCCCACAGCAAGGTCACAACTCAATCCAGAGATCGGAAACCATGTTTTCATTAGGGCTTAAAAAAACGGCGAATTTGCAAATATTCCTGCATTCGTGTTTCAGTATTGACTTGCTGACTAACATTTCCCCCTCTCTTCATAGACAGACTACTTCCACCTGTTCCTGTGTGTGGCCATCATTGTTCTGTACGGGGAGGATGTGTCAGATCAGCAGCTCGCCACGGACCAA
Encoded proteins:
- the tbc1d16 gene encoding TBC1 domain family member 16 isoform X2, whose product is MSLGRLLRRASSKASDLLTFNPGGSSLRSGLDGEIIFSKNNVCVHPAEPMLGLAEHHPGYLCVHTEKDESLGTTLILTWVPNSRIQRQDEEALRYITPESSPVRRNARRRGRRPHPRHSAAQEEDEDEERNITSSTSTEGAEAGADPSSHQQPLPSAGEEGDEGSCELSDEVSRDSTMGSDSDTFSSPFCLSPVSEALCESSGSVFLDSESRELCEESMNHSLSSASSVDSHAPSESSGQSQAVRWEEQQKVLALEQLCGVFRVDLGHMRSLRLFFSDEVCTSGQLVIASRESQYKILHFHHAGLDKLCEVFQQWKCCRETQLKDQVANEKSCMQFSIQRPTLPSAETHPEEKLYRRLEVTTWLRHLNHSGQVEEEYKLRKAIFFGGIDPSIRGEVWPFLLHYYSYDSTSQEREAWRLQKRTHYHDIQQRRLSMSPEEHSEFWRKVQFTVDKDVVRTDRSNQFFRGENNPNVEIMRRILLNYAVFNPDMGYCQGMSDLVAPLLTEIQDESDTFWCFVGLMENTIFISSPRDEDMERQLMYLRELLRLMLPRFHQHLTGLGEDGLQLLFCHRWILLCFKREFPDTEALRMWEACWAHYQTTSTCSCVWPSLFCTGRMCQISSSPRTKCCSTSATSPCT
- the tbc1d16 gene encoding TBC1 domain family member 16 isoform X1 — its product is MSLGRLLRRASSKASDLLTFNPGGSSLRSGLDGEIIFSKNNVCVHPAEPMLGLAEHHPGYLCVHTEKDESLGTTLILTWVPNSRIQRQDEEALRYITPESSPVRRNARRRGRRPHPRHSAAQEEDEDEERNITSSTSTEGAEAGADPSSHQQPLPSAGEEGDEGSCELSDEVSRDSTMGSDSDTFSSPFCLSPVSEALCESSGSVFLDSESRELCEESMNHSLSSASSVDSHAPSESSGQSQAVRWEEQQKVLALEQLCGVFRVDLGHMRSLRLFFSDEVCTSGQLVIASRESQYKILHFHHAGLDKLCEVFQQWKCCRETQLKDQVANEKSCMQFSIQRPTLPSAETHPEEKLYRRLEVTTWLRHLNHSGQVEEEYKLRKAIFFGGIDPSIRGEVWPFLLHYYSYDSTSQEREAWRLQKRTHYHDIQQRRLSMSPEEHSEFWRKVQFTVDKDVVRTDRSNQFFRGENNPNVEIMRRILLNYAVFNPDMGYCQGMSDLVAPLLTEIQDESDTFWCFVGLMENTIFISSPRDEDMERQLMYLRELLRLMLPRFHQHLTGLGEDGLQLLFCHRWILLCFKREFPDTEALRMWEACWAHYQTDYFHLFLCVAIIVLYGEDVSDQQLATDQMLLHFSNLSMHMNGELVLRKARSLLYQFRLLPRIPCSLHDLCKLCGPGMWDSRYIPTVECSGEHLDSQSCPYGGTSTPQPSSPSLSITPSPSTNHTPTPEGKKISKTRDIFTFRKQS